The sequence ggctcccgcttggcacgaGATctacgtccctcccatggcgcagccaacgaggggaacgactgagggtcatattgcgaagcatcaaagtctactctgcctcgcttagagacactggtggccgtgcgaccaccagcttggtgtgatttattgcgcttcattgcccACAtctgcccagatgccacctactccgaacgagtacctagccgatatcccgttgcccggagcccccgtgccccagacaaggtgggcacatactccttggcatgtatggggaggaaacagctctggcatctgcagtgcaatccctgcgtggtcagggggctaccaccaagagggtaaatgacgaccccaccacaacggactggctaccgtgctggatttcaggTGTTGAAAAGGTtcacagttgtcgtgggcgctaagaaggggattgcgcacaagacgagaaggaggTAAACCAAAAGACGTTGGGTGTAAATCCCGCCATACAACAATAaggaacatgcaagatggtggtgcatgatggaccaatagaaaaacaccacataaggcgtccttccccaaatggcacgcactaacaacggaaatttggaaaaaaaaaggaggtcaaacccaagaggggaccatcacagaaggccgaaacatttgagactccttttagtcgcctcttacgacaggcaggaataccgcgggcctattcttaccccgaacTCGCAGGGGGATGCTCCACGAGATTTATAGAGGCATCGGCAGTCTCCCGCTGTTGATCTGCGGAGTCCGGGGCAGAAAAATGGTGGCGGTGCACACTGGCGGTATGGAGGTCGGCTGGGCGAGGGCATCATGTCACaagtttgacttcttggagcctttccattTGGCacaggaagactcagatgtttgttggatgGAGGGATGTAGAAAGTCTTTGTGggggtattccttctgtcctttctggcctgccggTTGCATAGCAGGTGACTTTGCCCCAGGAGGCGAAAGTTTGGTGACTcgttgcacagctggacgaggaGATGgcaatgctaccatgacactgggcgatttcacaactgcagtgctgaatttgagatcATATGTCTGCATGGTCATGCCCTCCATGGAACGAAacttagcaagaacagtactgtaggtgccagatggtagaCACACGATTTGTGACTAGCCAATAACCTGCGAGCAACcaggccttcaggagcgcacaggaagGAAGAAGGAAAAGAGGAGTTTCAAATGGCAAAGCAGAGGGAGGATAGGAGAAggttaacaaagaaaagaaaaacagataaatgaaaaacagtggtgagactgttcttgtcTCAGCTAATGAAAATGCAGAATACATTCCCCAAAAAaaacccagacatgttccccaaggaagggGAAAAGACTAGGAGGAGGATAGACATACAGCACAGAAATGGAAAAGGTGCTGCAAAGACTGGGGACCCATGGTAGAAAAATACGAACTCGCTAAAGAGAGGTGAGCCACCTGCAGGGGACATGTATCATGCTGGGATTGGATGATACAATATAAAGGGGCCTGCAAACATCCAATATTTGACAACAATTCTAGTTTGTCAAATCTTCACTATAGTGTTGAGACCTCGCACTATCAACATTACTGAACAAATTGTCAGCTGATGGCGCAATTTTGCTTGGTTAAGATGTGCAAATGTATTAGCTGTAGCTTGTgagcaacagaaaataagaaaagatgAAGTGGGCctgaggggaggtgggggggggggggagggggtggaatgGAGTGACTGGTCAGTTGTTAATTTACTAACTGAACTCAGAACTACAAGTGCAAAAGATGTCAAATTATTTTCAATGAGCCCTCCTACTCCTACATCAAGCATCAAATTATTAGTGTTGATACAAGATAGAACAGAGAAGGAAGCAAAATACGTTAATGGCAGAGGCAATCACAATCGACAAGCGATTAGGAGAAACAAATTTCTGGCATCACGCAGTTCATTCTAATACTCAATTTAGTTCTCTAGTATCAGCCAACACAATCAGTAAAATTTTGTGGAAACCTGCGAAGGAATTATACCTGCCTGTCAAGAACCTCTTCAGGTTAACTAATGCAAAAACTCTTTCCATACTGTGACAATTTGGTGAAAGATCTCTTACTAGTATATTTCAAAATGGTAGAATTTTTCCAAACTGCTATGTAATACACCAACCAATACAATATTTTCATATTACTGTAGTAAGCAGTGTCACAGTGAATCTGTTAACCATCCTAAAGTGGTATTCACAACGATTACCCTTGCAGAGGCCTATTGTGTGAAGACTCCTTAAAAACGATCTGGGTACGTTACACACAACTGTGTACTGAAAATTAAACAGTGCACATTAACACCATGTGGCTTGTTCCTGAGGTTCTGTCAACATCTGACTCGAAAATATTGTCAAATCATGAATACTGCACCTCACATGTACAGTATGTATTGACAATATTGAGAATATTTTTAGATCAATACTGCTCATCAATATTTCTAGTATTGACAATACATCAATATACATCCTCAGATGGTCAATGTATAGACAGTTTGATGCCAATGAGATTTCACATCTAAAGCTGCATAGACAAAAATCACAATAACTGCAAACACTCATTGTAGCAGCAAACGTACAgcataaaaactgcttcagcttttcaccagcatttgcatatcacaatgtACACTGTAATCGATGGAAATTTAGCACTTAGTTCCCCACTTTTAACAAGAGTTTATGCTAGCAAAACAGTCACTTCTGCAACTAGTACATGCCTCAACTGCTACCAGTAAAAGTTGTAGCCTGAAACAGCTGACAAACTCTGAAAACAACAAATCACTAAATACTTTTGTACTTACAACGGGTGACAGAGGTGAGGCCTTTGTAAAAGATGATAGGTATCTGCATGCAAATGTCAAAGTGACTGGTTCTTGCATTTCAATGGTCACCGCTTCTTCCTCTTTATCAACATTAGCTGTCTGTGCCAATTTTATATTAGCTGTAAAATAATTTCATGTTACTTCACTAGTAATAAAAGTAACTTCAGGAAACTAAGTACCTGTGCAATATTGCAGTTAATGTGCCATAAACATTATCAGGACTCAAAAATAGGAAAATATCAAATAGTTAAAAACAAATATATCATGTGGATTGCTCTGTTTTACAGTAACCTACATGTTAACAAAATCATGAAGATAGCTGTTGACTGCAAAATTCACTTCAAACCATTGATGCTATGCACTTTGTGCCTAATGAAATAAAGGCATTTTACATATTTAGaaatttctctggtggcaaaaAAATTCCACTGTCAGTTTATTTTGTAACTTACAAGAGTAAGCTTTCCATTATAGCCAATCTGAAAGACCAAATACTGCCAATTCCTTACCTGAACCAATGTCTCCTGCTGCAGAAAACTTTACTCCCTCTTTCGAACATGAAATTACACACGATTCACCAAACTGGCTCAAGTCTCGGCAAATGCGAGTAAATTCTGCTGATGGAAGCCTTATTGTGCAAGAGTAATCAGTCTCCTATGGACAGTAATAAATGTTCCATTAACTTTACATAGTAAGAACATAAAATGTTGAATTAATCACCATATAGAATAACGCCTTTCAGATTACAGTTGAATGTATACTGATGACAGAGCATACAGAAACAAGCATTTCCAAAATATCTAAACACTAAATGCATTTAACAAATTGGAAAAATTATGGTACTGTTTAGCCCTAATTTGCACTCTCAATGAACAGTGCACTTTCTAAGAGCAAACATTTAATCAACAGTACAcaactaccacacaggtcatcacgtATTCTCCAGCAGATAGACGGGGAAGtcttgggctgcaaattgataaatcaatggtcgagtaactaccatgagccacactgaaatgtgtggttgcTCCAGTTTTTAAGAGGCAGAAGTCGAACTGAGACAGTCAAGTTTAgaaatctctgcctcggccagtaagcacagtgccaccccacaaggggctatgggcattaaaatctcccaaaagtagaaaaggtttagggagttgatcaatcagtgcaactaatacattcaggggGTACTGCACAATCTGGAGAAAGATATACATTACAGACAGctatttcctgcatcatccttattctggcagccacagcttcaagaggggcttgaaggggcacagtgtcactacagactgagtttaggacatgaacgtaaactccacctgacactattacagtcactacggttcctgtagtatcccGTATAGCCACGGAggacaggggtccacattgccaggaagcaggtttcctgtagggcaatgcagatagcaggtgtaaagcttaacagttgccatagctcagccagatggtggaaaaaaccgctgcaattccactggaggatgtcatcgtgagactgggaaagcATGGAACATTCAACGAGCAGTTTAAGcctcagtcacctgctgccaccgactttttgcctaaGCAATCTATATTCATTGTGTGAGGGTTTGGCGAGTCCCCaacctcagatgcagagcttgtaggttgctGTTGTTGGTTTAAAAGAGAGGGGAAAGGATCAAActacaagggtttttttttttttagggtgcacaactacaatggtcattagtgcTCAGACTAAGTTaggaaagcaccaagatgcacaagGTGAAAACAGCAGCTAAAAGGGACAACACTGAAAAAGACattaacaggcataggattaaaaaacagcataatcaaatgtccttagacaggtttgtcaagtggataaaacgaagaaggcgagcagctgctcctgggtcatccgctaaaatgtcatccagagtacatggcaggccaagatcaacgcgcagtgtattaaaattcggacaggacattaaaatgtcgcataccgtcagcaattgcccacatgggcagaacggaaccggcacagccgtcagcagatgacgatggctgaaccggcagtgtccaattcgtaaccgagccaaaacgacctcctctcgtcgagaagggcgtgaagaggtcgtccaagccgtgggaatAGGGTtcgaggcccgaagcttgttgtagatagtgtagcccaatcggcatgccacagcgataaaatgcactgacaaatgaccctgctacaatctgatgaagggatgacaaatgaccctgctacaatctgatgaagggacacaagaagctgtccgaggctggaggaccgcagccttggccgcggcatctgcagcttcgctcccagggataccgacatggccaggaacccacataaagctaaccggagaaccgtcgtccaccagctgctgaagagagcgttggatccagtgcacgaaagggtgaaccggatacggatcactgaggctctggatggcgctcagggaatcggagcagatgacataagcagaatgtcggtggcggaaGATGTaaggaacagcctggtagagggcaaatagctcagctgtgaagaccgaacagcagccgtggagccggtatttgaaactgtgtgccccaacaataaaagaacacccgaaaCCGGCATTGGTCttcgagccatctgtataaatgaagatcatattaagGAACTTCAAACGAAATTCGACAAAAcaggagcggtataccgaagctggggtaacctcctttgggagcgagctgaggtcaaggtgaacacgaacctgagcctggagccaaggtggcgattggctctcgcccactcgaaaggttgcagggaatgaaaaatcaaggtgctgaaggaggagatgaaagcgaactccagggagtagcagggcagagacatacaacccgtattgacagtcgagagtcgtcaaaaaaggaacgataagacgggtggtcgggcattgacaatagccgacaggcataccgacaaagcagtatatcgcgcctgtaggttagtggcaattcaccggcttcagcatgaagactctcgacaggactggtATAGAACGTtctgatcgcaagacgtaaaccccgatgttgtatagagttgaggcggcgtaagatggacggccgtgcagaggaatatacgaagctcccataatctagCTTTGAGTGGACGATCGACTGATAGAGGCAAAGTAGGACGGTtcaatccgctccccacgacataccgctgagaacacggaggacatttagagaacgggtacaatgggcagccaaatatgacatgtggagaccagctaagtttcctgtcaaatgtaagacctaaaaattttgttgtctccacaaatgggagagcaacgggaccaagtcgtaaggatggtgggagaaactctttgtagtgccGGAAGTAAATACAGacagtcttctcggcagaaaaacggaagccattggcaacactccaggagtaaagacggtcaagacaacgctgaagacagcactccaggaaacatgtacgctgcgcgctgcaatagatggtaaaatcgtccacgaaaagggagcctgatacatcagctgtgaggcaatccattattggattgatcgctatggcgaagagagcgatgctcaaaactgagccctgtcaCACCCCATTTTCCTGGCGAAAGGcgtccgacaggacagaacccacacgtaccctgaactgtcgatccattaaaaaggcacgaataaaaagagggaggcgaccgcgaaggccccatgtatgcatggtgcggagaatgcccgccctccaacaggtgtcgtaagccttctccaaatcaaagaacacagccgcggtcggacacttccgcaagaagttattcataatgaaggtcgacaaggtaaccagatggtcaacagcagagcggcgcctacgaaatccacattgtacattggtaagtaggcgtcgagattcgagcagccaaaccaaacgagagttaaccattcgctccatcaccttacagacaacTGGTAAGgcagatgggtcgataactggaaggcaagtgcttgtccttccccagcttaggaatcgggacaacaatagactcgcgtcaGCATGTGGGAACATGCCCCTCAATCCAGATTCGATTATAAgtatgaagaagaaaacctttacccgcaggagaaaggttcttcagcatctgaatgtgaatagaatcaggccctggagtggcggaccgtgaccgggcaagtgcattttcgagttcccgcatggtgaatggggcattataattttcaccattcgaggagcagaagttaggtggccttgcctcctctgcctgttttcgggggaggagagcagggtggtaatgagcggagctcgtaacctctgtgaaaaagcggtcgaaggcattggagacatcctcaggccACAAgaacgtcattcgcgaccgtcaagccagaaactggtgagtggaccttagtgctagatagccggcgcaggctaccccagacaacagaaggaggagtaaaactgttgaaggtgcttgtgaaagcagcccagctggctttcttgctttctttaataacacaacgacactgcgcacgtaatcgtttataattgatacaattcgccatcgtagggtggcgtttaaaggtgcgtaaagcacgtcgactagcacgtaaagcgtctctacatgctgcggtccaccaggggaccggtacgcaacatggagaagaagtagtgtgagggatggaatattcagcagcagtgagaatgacttccgtgaggtgtgcgacctgactatcgcagcttgcgaaggtttgacccagaaaggtcgccctggaagagaagagccctcagtctgctttggagatgttccaactagttgagcatggagagggggtatgatgcaggagatggataacacaagggaagtggtcgctcgaatacgtatcagaaagtgcgtaccactcaaaccggcgtgcaagttgggtagtacatatagagaggtctaaatgggaataggtgtgagttgtgtgcgaaagaaaagtaggggcgccagtattgaggcagacaagattgaggtggtggaaaaggtctgctaacagggagcctctcaggcaggatgctggagagccccaaaagggatggtgggcactgaagtctccagttaacaaaaatggtgcaggtagctgagcaataatttgcatcatgtctgccctggtaacggcagacgacgatggagtgtaaacggtaaaaatgtaaaagtggggagagtaatttggacggcaactgcctgcaggccggtgtgcaatgtgatgggatcgtagtaaatattatcccggaccagcaacataacccctccatgagccggaatacctgccacatgGGGTAGGTCAAAATGCGCAGAggcatagtgtgccaagtcaattcGATTGcttgggcgtagcttcgtttcctggagagctatgacaagcggacagtgcaagcgtagcagcaactttaagtcctctcggttggagcgaatgccatgaatattccaatgaagaggtgccatcatgagaagaaaaaggagaagcaaggaggggtcacctcaaaggccgctgagggcctggcttcgagcgagcactgccgccgctatcaataggcggagagtcatagtccattggttcaataggttcatcggccatcttgttaagatggccgggagggggagcttcctctgccggtgaacggccagatgttcggctaccagcggtgcggccaggcgaaacggatgacgggctggggcggcaaccgctgggtggcgcaggagaagaaacacgCCGTGGCAgagaactttgcttcctatgagccttcttggaaggtcgtttagtggaagtactggtcgatggaacggacgaccgtagtgctgaaggtcagatcgcatgtctgcatcaccacctccctggtagtccgaggagaggcgaggacagtactgtatttccccactgggagcagcgtgggcttcctactagcaaatagcttgcgagcagccgtgGTGGACACTCTCTTTGACtctaatttcctgtatacagcgttcatccttgtagatggaacagtcgcgggaggacgctgcatggtcaccctgagaGTTCACGCAACAGGGAGACTGaagtggacagtcaccctcatgggcgtccctgccacaagtgacatctAGCCGCAgtagaacaagactggcgagtgtgattaaaatgctgacactggtagcagcgtgtaggtgttgggacataggggcgaacagaaataacctcgtagcccgctttgatgcgcgacggcagctgaacactatcaaagatcaaaagaaaagtgtccgggtcggtacaagatcattgttgacctttttcatgaccctatggacagccgtcacgccctgctcagcgaggaaagactgaatctcttcgtcagtcaatccgtcgagtgatctagtatagaccacaccacacgacgaatttaaagtgcggtgagcctccacccaaacagggaacgtgtacaggagtgtagCCCGAAGCGGtctttgtgcctgaaaggcactctcagtttctaacaacaagaTACCGTTAcacatcctggtacaagacttgacagatccggctatggcatctacgcccttctggataacgaaagggttgacagatgaaaaatcctttccatcctcagatcgagaaactgcGAGGAACTTTGAGGCAGGCGGTaggacttttgtcactggtggctggtcaagtttccatttttgggcagaagtcgagagagaagaagagaaatccgttGCAGAGGAATCCCCCGtgactgccagcgtctccgatggcacgctccttccttgtggggaccccctcagagggcactcccgccttaggtgaatgtttacacctcgggtcacacctcctgagaaacggacAGAAGGACCAattggcatggtcggaaggtgtcagttcaggcaatcacccctccctgggcctggcctttaccaggggtacgtacatgccttacttgtctacccagggcgaggaattacacattaccccgtcaccggctacgcgtgcgaatgcgtggatcggccttcaggcacgcacagggaggacaGAAGAAGGGGGAAAaatgggagagagggagagaaaggacagtgTCTCAAATGCCAAGGCGGCGTTGAGAAAGCTGTAATCGTTAAAACTGAATGTGTCTACAATTAGGGTATGCAGTATATCTTTATTTCCAAAAAacatttggctcagtaccacacctacacttattgtccaAAGTATGATCAAATCGTGTATAAAgtcaaatttgtgactggattgaagactacTTCGTAGCGAGGATGCAAGATGTTATCTAGGATGGAGAGCAAtcgtcaggtgtagaagtaacttcgaaaGTGCCCCAGTCAGCACGCTGTGACCCTTTCTTTTCAGGTTGTATATCAATGACCTACAATTAATATAATAACCTCAGCCTTTTTCCAgaggatgcagttatctataataaaaaactgtctgaaagaagctgagcAGCTTTATGCACGTAAGTATTCAGTCCGATCTTGGTACGATTTCAAAGCGATGCAAACATaggcaactttctttaaatgttcaaaaacgttaaattgtgcactccacaaataaaaaaatgtataatcCTATGACCACAATATCACTGTGTCACAGAATCAGCCAACTCTTACAAATATCTGGGGaacactttgtggggatatgaaatgaaatgaggggctcagttgcaggtaaagcaggtggtagactgatttattggtggaatactggggaaatgcaatcagtctataaaggagtttgcttacaaatcactcttacAACTCATACTAGAATACATTAAGCATGTGAGACCCActgcaaataggactaacaggagatattgaaagcAAACAGACGGGCAGCACAAATGGCTACATGTTcatttgacctgtgggagagtgtcagagatgctgaaggaacaaaTGGCAGACTTGTGAAGATACATGTAAATTATCCCAAGGAAATCTAGAAAGTTTCAACAAATAGCTTTACATGATAACTATGAATACACTACAACCCGCCGCATATTGCCCACATATGGATCATGagaacaagattagaataattacagcatgcactgaGGCATCCAATTAATCATTCCGATAGTGATCCATACGTGAACAGAACGGAAAGAGTCCCTAATAACTAATAGAATGCGAAATATCCTCTGCCATTCACTTTGCAGACGTTTGCAGGTTGTGTATCTAAGAAGAAAAATCAGACCCTTTTACATGAAGTTAGCTGAACCTATGTAGGCTAATTTGTTATTGAATTTATGCTCTCTATACGACTATGTCATCACTGACAAACATAACCAATAGCATACCTACATTTCTTTCAAGCTGTGCACAGTGGAACAGTTCAATAATTGGGTTGAAATTCCATGccaaacccccccctcccccccagggtCTTTCTTATTGTGACAGACTTATCTGTAGTGCAGCCTGTGGTCTTgattaggttggaaggtgacaatACGAGTTGGCAAAAGCAGAACATCTGATGGTGTTAAAAAAATTGCCCAGTAGTGAAGACTAAATTTTATGTCCGCGCCATACTGAAAAATGCAGTGGGGATCCAACACACAACTTACATACAATAACTGTAATTCCTGTACTCAGGAGTAAAATTACGAAGTCTCAATTTGACATACAATGAGGTACAAGGCTGTAGGATGAAAGACTGTAAAAATCTATTTCCCAAGTACCACATATTTATCTCTAGCTACAAAGAAAAATAGGTATACTGTTTGACCAGGATTTCCCGAGATGACATTAACTAATGCTTCTGTCTCAGAAAACAAATTCACACAAtctaacagaaaattaaaaatatttagttttattAAAGTTATCTGTTACTGCATAATCCAAGAAGTGAATACACTGAAATGCTTTCAATATCCATAAGGAACTACAGAAAATCAGAGGTGGCACAAAATATCCTTTCTATGTAAGATACGATAAAGCAAATATTTTTCTACTGGTATGTCGTGCATGCTCTAGTTTAATACTTTAACAATTTAATGTTATTAACTACACATCCAGTAAGTAGGCCCTATATGCACACTGTCATCAAAGTCAGAACTTCTGGTACTTTTAACAATTGTCAGCAAGAACTACATACACTGATATGAATCTATCCTCTTCTGGATTCATGAAGTCAGAGCTGCCCCAAAATATGACAGTATTATGTAGTAAAACCCAATATCCTTCAAAATTTCAGTATTCCATGTAACAATGTATcctataatttttaattttctctATGCAGATGTGTGCACAAATTCGTATGTTTACAGCTCCATGAAATGTCTGTCTAAATATGATCCatggataaataaattactttccttgACAAACTTGGAAACATCAATTAACCTCCCTCTCTTGCACATCAAGTGAAAACTTAAAAATTTGGTCGGTGTATAACTCACCGGAATCCCCAAATGCTCCTGGTCCAAGTTCATCAGTTTCATTTCATAGTCTGAGACTTTCTCCTGATTTGGAGATTCGAAGACAAAAGTTACTGTATCGGCATTATCTTGGGCTTTGATGGTAACTATATCATCGTTTGACGCACATTTAAAAATCTTTGTTAAACTGGAAGAGAAAGAGGGTACTGAACAATGCAATGTGATTGAAAATAACTTATGAGGTAGACAATTAATAAAACGTAATTCCTCTACATCAAGTATAAAAACTGGTTTTTGTCTAGCTTACACACAACATACATTACCTTGCCAAATTCATTCCCATCGACAGATTTCTATCGCATCGATATTTGTCGAATCCGTCACTTCTCATATTGAGTGAAACCAAGCTGACGTGAGAGTTATCCATGGCTTGTAGCTGTATTCCGGAATCGGAGCAATCAAATGTTGCTTCATTTAGCAATTCTTTGATTGCCTCCAAAACTTTCTTCAGGATTGAACTCTGCACAAGTCTTGCTTCGAACATTTTGACTGCAATGTGGCACACTTGCTAACAAAACCCCTAAACCGGCCCGGCTTCCTACACAAAGACCTGTACCACGAGACGCCCTTTCACTGAAAATTGCGCGGGAATAACAT comes from Schistocerca piceifrons isolate TAMUIC-IGC-003096 chromosome 8, iqSchPice1.1, whole genome shotgun sequence and encodes:
- the LOC124711605 gene encoding proliferating cell nuclear antigen; amino-acid sequence: MFEARLVQSSILKKVLEAIKELLNEATFDCSDSGIQLQAMDNSHVSLVSLNMRSDGFDKYRCDRNLSMGMNLASLTKIFKCASNDDIVTIKAQDNADTVTFVFESPNQEKVSDYEMKLMNLDQEHLGIPETDYSCTIRLPSAEFTRICRDLSQFGESCVISCSKEGVKFSAAGDIGSANIKLAQTANVDKEEEAVTIEMQEPVTLTFACRYLSSFTKASPLSPVVQLSMSADVPLVVEYKITDMGYIRYYLAPKIEDDENN